One window of Watersipora subatra chromosome 3, tzWatSuba1.1, whole genome shotgun sequence genomic DNA carries:
- the LOC137390411 gene encoding protein FAM200C-like produces the protein MNAVHSSLLFNTKVRWLSKGNMFLHFFNLRAEVNEFLKTHNKPKLPASMQVEGFYQCLAYLVDIFGSINEVNTKMQGRDRNVLNVTDSINAFKDKLKLWVERLATGNVRVLFPVLHSLVDKKAPSTSLLTDIKHHSNSFKAEFERYFPKLDPRTE, from the coding sequence ATGAATGCTGTGCACTCATCACTATTGTTCAACACCAAAGTTCGATGGTTATCAAAGGGTAACATGTTTCTGCATTTCTTCAATCTACGAGCAGAGGTCAATGAGTTCttgaaaactcataacaaaccCAAACTACCGGCTTCAATGCAGGTGGAGGGCTTCTATCAGTGTCTTGCTTACTTGGTTGACATATTTGGTTCAATCAATGAAGTGAACACAAAGATGCAAGGTAGAGACAGAAATGTGTTGAATGTAACTGATAGTATCAATGCATTCAAGGACAAGCTCAAACTTTGGGTGGAAAGACTAGCTACTGGAAATGTAAGAGTTTTATTTCCAGTTCTGCATTCATTAGTTGACAAGAAAGCTCCTTCCACTTCTTTGCTAACCGACATAAAGCATCACTCGAACAGCTTTAAAGCAGAGTTTGAAagatattttccaaagttaGATCCTAGGACAGAATAA
- the LOC137390413 gene encoding protein FAM200C-like, whose protein sequence is MDKSKSFFKAKERELNWAKLDSTGSFHIQAQAIIEASYALSYRIARDKKPHTIVEALVKPCLLECTKIILRDSAAQKIAILSLSDSTVKSRIDDMSADIKRQVIEKIKPSPMFAIQLDESTAVVSISQLMVFARYVHRETIEEEFLFCSPLTETTTAADVMNLVSNFFSKEHLG, encoded by the coding sequence atgGATAAATCAAAGTCGTTCTTTAAAGCTAAAGAGAGAGAACTCAATTGGGCAAAATTGGATTCCACTGGCAGCTTTCATATCCAGGCACAGGCCATTATCGAGGCATCCTATGCTCTATCTTACCGTATCGCCAGAGATAAGAAGCCACACACCATTGTTGAAGCATTAGTTAAACCTTGTCTGCTGGAGTGTACTAAGATTATTCTCAGAGACTCAGCCGCTCAAAAGATAGCTATTTTATCCCTCTCAGACAGCACAGTGAAATCGAGGATTGATGATATGTCTGCGGACATAAAGAGGCAAGTAATTGAAAAGATCAAGCCATCTCCCATGTTCGCcattcaacttgatgagtcCACTGCTGTTGTTAGCATTTCACAGCTGATGGTGTTTGCACGCTATGTACACAGAGAGACAATTGAGGAAGAATTTCTGTTCTGCAGTCCTCTAACAGAGACCACCACAGCTGCTGATGTTATGAACCTGGTTTCCAACTTCTTCAGCAAAGAACATCTGGGCTGA